The Ferrovibrio sp. MS7 sequence TTTACCCCCGGATAGTCGCTTTTTTATGAGGTTTTTTCGCGGTTTACCGGCTAATGCCGGCTTCTGCGGCAGCCTGTCCCTCGCTCCTTGGCCGGCTTTGCCCTAGATTCCGGCCATGGCCATCCTGAAAATCGCCCGCATGGGGCATCCGATTCTGGCCCAGCCGGCCGCCGAGGTTCCCGATCCTCTGGCGCCCGAGGTGCTGCAACTGGTGGACGACATGGTGGAAACCATGTTCGACGCCCCAGGACAGGGCCTGGCGGCGCCGCAGGTGCATGTCGGGCTGCGCGTGGCGGTGTTCATCACCCCGCCCGATGCCGCGGGCAAGCGCGAACTGGTGCGGCTGATCAACCCGACCTGGGAGAAGCTGGACGACGCGCAGGACATGGCCTGGGAAGGCTGCCTCTCGGTGCCGGGCCTGCGCGGTCTGGTACCGCGTTACACCCGCATCCGCTATGCCGGCATCCTGCCCGATGGCGGGCGGCTGGAGCGCGAAGTGGAGGGCTGGCACGCCCGTGTCGTGCAGCATGAATTTGACCATCTCGATGGCATACTCTATCCGCAGCGCATGCAGGATCTGCGCGATCTGGTATTCGAGAGCGAATTGCGCCACCGTCAGGCGCTGAAGCCCGAGGAGCAAGAGGAATGAGCGAGCATCTGGAAACCGAGAAGCGAGCCCTGCTCGACGCGATGTTGCCCAATGTCGCCTTCGATGGCTGGAGCATGGCGGCGCTGAAGGCCGGTGCGGAGTCGATCGGCATGGATGCCGGCCTGGTCAGCCGGGCTTTTCCCGGCGGCGCGCTGGAAGCCCTGGATTTCTGGGTGCGCGAAACCGACCGCGCCATGATCGAAGCCTACGAGGCGCGCGAGGGCGGCGCGCTGAAGATCCGCGAGCGCGTGGCGCTGGCGGTGATGCTGCGTTTCGAACTGGTGGCGCCGCATCGCGAGGCGGTGCGCCGCGCCATGACGCTGGCGATGCAGCCGCATCTGGCGCCGCGTTTTCTCGCGCAGCTTTACCGCACCGTGGATGCGATCTGGTATGCCGCCGGCGACAGGTCGACGGATTTCAACTTCTACACCAAGCGTGCCCTGCTGGCGGGCGTGTATTCCTCGACGCTGCTGGTATGGCTCGACGACAAGAGCGAGGATTTCAGCGTCACCCGTGCCTTTCTGCTGCGCCGCATCGACAACGTGATGCAGATCCAGAAGGCTCGCGGCAAGCTCGAAACCCTGGCCGAGCGCCTGCCGAATCCATTGCGTCTGTTCAAGCGGGCGTAATCTGGCGAGCATAAAAAAAGCCCCGCCGGAGCGGGGCTTTTTCATTCCTGCGGAATGCTTATACCGAAAGGCTCAGCCGCTGGCCGGCCTGGTTCGGGTTGCTCGACGTGTTCACCGCGCCATTGGCGCTGAAGCTGAACGGCACGCCATTCTGATTCTGATCTTCCTGGGCGCGGCCACCGGCCGGCTGCTGGCGATCATTTGCGGCGCCCTGTGCCGCCTGGTTACCCTGGGGCGAACGGATGTCGAGGCGGAAGGCCTGATCGAAGCCGCCGTTATCCTGCTGCTGCTGCACCCGGTTGTCGCGGGTATCGCCGCCGCGTTCCTGCTGTCGGGTCTGGTCGACAATGGTCGGACGCTGCGCCGCTTCAGTGGCGGCATTCACCGAACCCTGATTGACGGCAGAGCCGGTCTGCGCGCCAACCGTGCGGTTGTCGCTGCCCGAGGATTGCTCAGCGGCAGGCTGGGAACGCTGCAGCAGCGATTGCTGCAGCGTGGTGGTCGAAGACGAAGTATCAATGGTTGCCATGATGGGCCCTGATGGCGCGCTGCCTCCATGCCTTCTGGCGGGAGGGCGCTGCCGGCAACCATTCTGGGTCGCCTAACGTGTAATTTCGCCAGAATTATAGCGCGTTGAACGGGAAGAGTCCAAGCCAAGCCGAACTGGCTGCTAAAGCCTTGATTCGCTTATTGCTCTGAGGCCGGCGGCCGCTGGCCGAGGGGGTAGAGGCGGTTGACATGGCCCATCTTGCGGCCGGGTCGGGCTTCGGCCTTGCCGTAGAGATGCAGCTTGGCCATCGGCTCTTTCAGCAGGTCCGGCCAGGCATGTACTTCGTCGCCGATCAGGTTCTGCATCACCGCATCGCAAAGCCGCGCCGGATTGCCCAGCGGCAGCCCGGCTACGGCGCGCACATGCTGCTCGAATTGCGACGTGACGGCGGCATCCATGGTCCAATGGCCGGAATTATGCACGCGCGGCGCCATCTCGTTGACCACGACGCGGCCCTGCACCACGAACATCTCAACCGCCAGCACGCCGACATAATTGAGGCCGACGGCCAGACGGCGCGCCATGGCTTCAGCCTCGGCGGCGAGTGCCGCATCGATGCCGGCCGGCGCATAGCTGCGCCACAGGATGTGATGGCGGTGAATATTCTCCACCGGGCCGAAGCTTGCGACGGCGCCATCCAGGCCGCGCGCCAGCACCATCGAGATTTCCTTCTCGAACGGCACGAAGCCTTCGGCGATCAGCATATCCGAGCGCAGGTCGTTATAGGCGGCTGCGGCCTGTTCGCGCGTATCAATGCGGCGCTGGCCTTTGCCGTCATAGCCCATGCGGCGGGTTTTCAGGATCAGCGGCAGGCCCAGCGCGTCAATCGCGGCATTCAGGTCGGCAAGGCTGCTGACGGCATGAAAGGGCGCGGTGGGCGCGCCATGCTTGTTGGAGAAATCCTTCTCGAACAGGCGGTCCTGGGTGATGCGCAGGGCGGCAACGCCGGGGCGCACCGGCACCAGATCGGCCAGCATCGCCACCGGCTCCACCGGGATATTCTCGAATTCATAGGTCACGACATCGACGGCGCCGGCGAAGCGTTCCAGCGCGGTGCTGTCGGTATAATCGGCGCGGGTGACTTGCGCCGCCACCTGGGCCGCCGGCAGATCGGCTTCCGGGGCAAGGATATGGCAGCGGTAGCCCAGCGGTGCGGCGGCGAGCGCGATCATGCGGCCAAGCTGGCCACCGCCCAGGATGCCGATGGTGCTGCCGGGCGGTAGCGCCGTCACGCTCAGGCCTCGTCGCGCGGTTGCAGCTTCACCGCCTTGGTCTGCTTGGCCCGCCAGGCCTTGAGGCGGACGGCGAGCGCCTCGTCCTGCAGGCTGAGGATCGCCGCCGCCATCAGGCCGGCATTGATCGAGCCGGCGCGGCCGATGGCCAGGCAGCCGACCGGAATGCCGGCCGGCATCTGCTGGATCGAGAGCAGGCTGTCCAGACCCTTCAGCGTCTTGCTTTCCACCGGCACGCCCAGCACCGGCAGATGCGTCATCGCCGCGGCCATGCCGGGCAGATGCGCGGCGCCGCCGGCGCCGGCGATGATCACCTGCAGGCCGCGTTCCGCCGCCGAGGCGGCATAGGCATAGAGGCGGTCCGGCGTGCGATGCGCGGAAACGATGCGGTGTTCGGCGGGAACCTTCAGCTCGCGCAGGATATCGGCGGCATGCACCATGGTGGCCCAGTCAGACTGGCTGCCCATGATGATGCCGACCAGCGGCGCGCGGGTTGCGGCGGTTGTGCTGGTGCGGGTCTTGGTTACAGAAGTCTTACGCGGGCTCGCCATGCCGGTTCCTTCCGGGCGGGTGCTGGAAAGCGGGGGATTATAGGGATGGGGGAACGCCTGTAAAGCTCGGCATCGCTAGGCTTTATTAACAAACTCGGATGCTATAGTGCGGATTGTTCTAAACTAGGCCAGGACCTTCTGCGCATGGTGGCGCGCGCATGACCAGGATCGACGACCGCAGGCCGCTGGGGCCGGCGCCTACAGGGACACCGCAGATCGGCGCGGTGGGCTCGGGTGCGGCTGCGTCGCGGCCGGCTCCCTCGGCGGCGGCTAGCGCCTATGGCGCGGCAGCGGGCGGCACTGCCAATCCGGCTGCCACCGCCACGGTGATGGGGATTCCAGAAACCGAGCTGACGCCCCGGGTGCGCGACGCGGTGATGGCGCTGATGCGCGAAGTCGACCACCTGCGCAACGAACTCAATCGTACCAAGCTGCGGCTCGCTGATCTCGAACGCCT is a genomic window containing:
- a CDS encoding 5-(carboxyamino)imidazole ribonucleotide synthase, coding for MTALPPGSTIGILGGGQLGRMIALAAAPLGYRCHILAPEADLPAAQVAAQVTRADYTDSTALERFAGAVDVVTYEFENIPVEPVAMLADLVPVRPGVAALRITQDRLFEKDFSNKHGAPTAPFHAVSSLADLNAAIDALGLPLILKTRRMGYDGKGQRRIDTREQAAAAYNDLRSDMLIAEGFVPFEKEISMVLARGLDGAVASFGPVENIHRHHILWRSYAPAGIDAALAAEAEAMARRLAVGLNYVGVLAVEMFVVQGRVVVNEMAPRVHNSGHWTMDAAVTSQFEQHVRAVAGLPLGNPARLCDAVMQNLIGDEVHAWPDLLKEPMAKLHLYGKAEARPGRKMGHVNRLYPLGQRPPASEQ
- a CDS encoding COQ9 family protein; translation: MSEHLETEKRALLDAMLPNVAFDGWSMAALKAGAESIGMDAGLVSRAFPGGALEALDFWVRETDRAMIEAYEAREGGALKIRERVALAVMLRFELVAPHREAVRRAMTLAMQPHLAPRFLAQLYRTVDAIWYAAGDRSTDFNFYTKRALLAGVYSSTLLVWLDDKSEDFSVTRAFLLRRIDNVMQIQKARGKLETLAERLPNPLRLFKRA
- the purE gene encoding 5-(carboxyamino)imidazole ribonucleotide mutase; protein product: MASPRKTSVTKTRTSTTAATRAPLVGIIMGSQSDWATMVHAADILRELKVPAEHRIVSAHRTPDRLYAYAASAAERGLQVIIAGAGGAAHLPGMAAAMTHLPVLGVPVESKTLKGLDSLLSIQQMPAGIPVGCLAIGRAGSINAGLMAAAILSLQDEALAVRLKAWRAKQTKAVKLQPRDEA
- the def gene encoding peptide deformylase; this encodes MAILKIARMGHPILAQPAAEVPDPLAPEVLQLVDDMVETMFDAPGQGLAAPQVHVGLRVAVFITPPDAAGKRELVRLINPTWEKLDDAQDMAWEGCLSVPGLRGLVPRYTRIRYAGILPDGGRLEREVEGWHARVVQHEFDHLDGILYPQRMQDLRDLVFESELRHRQALKPEEQEE